Below is a window of Cytophaga hutchinsonii ATCC 33406 DNA.
CAAACATTCGTCCGGTTAATACTTACAAAATATTAGAGAACGCTTCTCCATTACGTGCAGATCTTGTACAGAATGTAGACTTCGTTGTGTTCCGTGAATTGACTGGCGGTATCTACTTCGGTACACGTGGTCGCAGCGAAGATGGCAACATGGCTTTCGATACATGTACTTACACACGCGATGAAATTCTTCGCATCTCTAAACTGGCGTTTGAATCTGCACGTCAACGCAAAAACCACGTAACGTTGGTAGATAAAGCAAACGTATTGGCTTCTTCCCGTTTATGGAGAGAAGTAGTAAAAGAATACCATGCAGCAAACTTTGCTGATGTTACGCTTGATTTCATGTTCGTTGATAACGCAGCAATGAAGATCATTCAACAGCCTGCTTTCTTCGACGTTGTGTTAACAGAAAACATGTTTGGTGATATCATCACAGATGAAGCTTCAGTAATTACAGGTTCTATGGGTATGTTGCCTTCAGCTTCTGTAGGTAGTGTAGTTGGTTTGTATGAGCCGATCCACGGTTCTTATCCTGAAGGCGCTGGTCTGAACATCGCAAACCCGAACGGTGCAATTCTTTCAGCAGCATTGCTGTTAGAAACTTCTTTTGGAATGGTAGCTGAAGCGAAAGCAATCCGTGCTGCCGTTGAGAAAGCAATGGAAGATGGAATTTTAACGATCGATATCCGTCGTGAAAAACCAAACTCTACTACTGAAGTTGGCGACTATGTTGCAAACTTAGTTGCTAAAGGCGCAAGCGTTGTTGCATAATTTTAACATTGATTATTGTGAGTACAGAATTAAATAAAATAAGTAAACGTTTAACCCAGGATCCATCTCAGCCCGCATCTCAGGCAATGATGTATGGAGCTGGGTTTACAGACGAGGATATGAAAAAGCCAATCGTTGGTATTGGCAGTACAGGTTTCGATGGTAACACATGTAACATGCACTTAAATATCCTTGCCGGACAAGTTAAAGGCAGTATTACGCGTGGCGGTATGGTTGGACTTGGTTTCAACACGATCGGCGTAAGTGATGGGATTTCAATGGGTACAGAAGGGATGCGTTTCTCTCTTGTATCACGCGACGTAATTGCGGATTCAATTGAAACAATTTGTGAAGCTCATTACTACGATGCGTTGGTAACCGTTGTAGGTTGTGATAAAAACATGCCTGGCGCACTTATTGCAATGGCTCGCTTGAATCGCCCGTCAATCATGGTATACGGCGGTACAATTCACTCAGGTCACTACAAAGGCGAAAAACTAAACATCGTTTCAGCTTTTGAAGCATTGGGTAAAAAAGTAGCCGGCACAATCACTGAAGAAGATTACCAGGGTGTAATTAAAAATGCATGTCCGGGTGCGGGTGCCTGTGGTGGCATGTACACAGCAAACACAATGGCATCTGCAATTGAAGCAATGGGATTAACACTTCCTTATTCTTCAACGGCACCTGCAACAAGCGAAAAGAAAAAGGCAGAAACATTGGCGCTTGGCAAAGCAATGATGCATCTGCTGGAGAAAGATATCAAGCCGCGTGATATCATGACATTCGAGGCATTTGAAAATGCTATCCGTGTGATCCTGGTATTGGGTGGTTCTACAAATGCGGTAATGCACTTAATTGCAATTGCAAAAGCTGCGGGTGTTAAATTAACGATCGATGATTTTCAACGCATCGGTAATACAACACCGTTACTGGCAGATTTAAAACCAAGCGGCAAGTATATGATGGAAGATATGGACGCTATTGGCGGCGTACCTTCTGTAATGCGTTTGTTGGCAAAACATAATTTACTTCATTTAGATTGTATGACTGTAACAGGTAAAACTGTTGGAGAGAATTTAAAAGAAGCTCAGGATCTTCCTACGGATCAGGATCTGATGTATGCATGGGAAAACCCGATCAAACAAACAGGTCACTTACAGATTCTGTATGGCAATCTTGCACCACAAGGTTCTGTGGCAAAGATTACCGGTAAAGAAGGAACATACTTTGAAGGTCCTGCACGCGTGTACGACTCTGAAGAGGCTGTAAACAAAGGTTTAGAGGCTAATGAAGTAAAATCAGGTGAAGTAATTGTAATCCGTTATGTTGGTCCGAAAGGCGGCCCGGGCATGCCTGAAATGTTGAAGCCAACTGCTCTATTAATGGGCTTAGGTTTAGGCAACGAATGTGCCTTAATCACAGACGGACGTTTCTCTGGCGGTACACATGGTTTCGTAGTTGGCCACATTACACCGGAAGCAACAGAAGGGGGTATGATTGGCCTTGTAAAAAATGGCGACATCATCCGTATTGATGCAGTAAACAGAGTCCTAGAAGTTAAAATTTCCGAGGAGGAAGTAACCAAACGCCGTGCGGCATGGGTAAAACCTGCGCCAAGAGCTACATCCGGCGTGTTATATAAATACATGAAATTAGTATCTTCTGCATCTGAGGGATGCGTTACCGATAATTAATTAAAAAGCTAAGCTTTATGAAGCCTAAGATTAAATTAAGAGGAGCCGAGTACATTGTTCGCATCATTGAATTATTAGATGCACGTGATCTTTTTGCCTACCCGGGCGGAGCAATTTTACCTATCTACGATGCACTTGCATACAGTAGTTTAAATTGTGTACTCGTGCGTCACGAACAAGGAGCATCCTTCATGGCAAATGGTTATGCACGCGTTACAGGCCGTCCGGGCTTTTGCCTGGCAACATCTGGTCCGGGTGCTACCAATTTAGTAACAGGTATTGCTGATGCCTATGCAGATAGCGTGCCTATGGTTGCTATTACCGGACAGGTTGCATTGCATTTAATCGGCTCTGACGCGTTTCAGGAAACAGATATTACAGGTATCTGCATCCCGATCACGAAGAAAACATATTTACTTACAGGTCTGGAAAATGCTGCAGAAATCTTCTGCGAAGCATACCGCGTTTCTGTTAGCGGTCGCCCGGGCCCTGTATTGATCGATGTTCCAAGAAGCATTCAAGGAGAATATGTTGAATTGGATGAAGATTGGGAAAGCAAATTCGTGAAGCCGGAACGTGAAGTTAAAAACAATTTCTCTGATCAGGACATCGCAGCAGCTGTTGAACTGTTCAAGCAGGCGGAACGCCCGTTGATCTTATGCGGACACGGCATATTGCTGTCAAAAGCATGGGACGAATTGAGAACATTTGTACACCGCGAAAATATTCCTGCAATTTCTACCATCTTAGGTATTGGTGCTATGGAACACGATGATCCATTGTACTTCCAGTGGTTAGGTATGCATGGTATGAAGTATTGTAACGAAGCGGTACAGAATGCAGATTTGATCGTTGCATGGGGTATCCGTTTTGATGACCGTATTACGGGCAAGCTTGCAGACTTTGCACCAAAAGCTAAAGTAATACATGTTGATATAGACAGAAGTGAATCAAGTAAAAACGTTCCGACAAACGTTTTCATTAACGGCGATTTGAAAACCGTTATTGATCGCATGCCGGATACACGTACGGAGAACAACATTCGCGACAGAGCTGCCTGGTTAGCGAAGTTAAACGAATGGCGTGAAGAGTATCCGTTACAGGAAGCAGATTACAGCAAGTTTACACAAGTAGCGGCTATACAGCTGCTGGATGAAATGCTGGATCGTTCTGCGGTTGTTGCTACAGACGTTGGTCAACACCAGATGTGGGCAGCACAATATTGCCAGCGTTTGAAACCAAACCATTTCTTAACGTCAGGCGGACTGGGGTCTATGGGCTTTGGCTTACCGGCAGCTATGGGTGCACAGGCAGCGTTACCGTTTAACGATGTATGGTGTATCACAGGTGACGGTTCCTTCCAGATGAACATGCAGGAAATGGTTACGTGTGTTCAGGAAAAATGGCCTGTGAAGATCTTGATCTTAGATAACAACTATCTTGGAATGGTACGTCAGTGGCAGGAACAATTCTATTCTAAAAACTACAGTGGTGTAAACTTATTGAATCCGGATTTTGTAATGCTTGCAAAAGCATGCGGCATGGACTCCTGTTATGTAGACAATACAGAAGATTTGAAGAAGGCAATTCAAACTGCTACCGATCATAAAGGTCCGTATTTGATTCATGCATACGTAATGAAAGA
It encodes the following:
- the leuB gene encoding 3-isopropylmalate dehydrogenase translates to MEKKIAVLKGDGIGPEVTDQALKVLKAVEKTFGHKFHYTEALVGAVAIDATGNPFPEETLKVCQSSDAILFGAIGHPKYDNDPKAKVRPEQGLLAMRKALGLFANIRPVNTYKILENASPLRADLVQNVDFVVFRELTGGIYFGTRGRSEDGNMAFDTCTYTRDEILRISKLAFESARQRKNHVTLVDKANVLASSRLWREVVKEYHAANFADVTLDFMFVDNAAMKIIQQPAFFDVVLTENMFGDIITDEASVITGSMGMLPSASVGSVVGLYEPIHGSYPEGAGLNIANPNGAILSAALLLETSFGMVAEAKAIRAAVEKAMEDGILTIDIRREKPNSTTEVGDYVANLVAKGASVVA
- the ilvD gene encoding dihydroxy-acid dehydratase, whose translation is MIIVSTELNKISKRLTQDPSQPASQAMMYGAGFTDEDMKKPIVGIGSTGFDGNTCNMHLNILAGQVKGSITRGGMVGLGFNTIGVSDGISMGTEGMRFSLVSRDVIADSIETICEAHYYDALVTVVGCDKNMPGALIAMARLNRPSIMVYGGTIHSGHYKGEKLNIVSAFEALGKKVAGTITEEDYQGVIKNACPGAGACGGMYTANTMASAIEAMGLTLPYSSTAPATSEKKKAETLALGKAMMHLLEKDIKPRDIMTFEAFENAIRVILVLGGSTNAVMHLIAIAKAAGVKLTIDDFQRIGNTTPLLADLKPSGKYMMEDMDAIGGVPSVMRLLAKHNLLHLDCMTVTGKTVGENLKEAQDLPTDQDLMYAWENPIKQTGHLQILYGNLAPQGSVAKITGKEGTYFEGPARVYDSEEAVNKGLEANEVKSGEVIVIRYVGPKGGPGMPEMLKPTALLMGLGLGNECALITDGRFSGGTHGFVVGHITPEATEGGMIGLVKNGDIIRIDAVNRVLEVKISEEEVTKRRAAWVKPAPRATSGVLYKYMKLVSSASEGCVTDN
- the ilvB gene encoding biosynthetic-type acetolactate synthase large subunit, giving the protein MKPKIKLRGAEYIVRIIELLDARDLFAYPGGAILPIYDALAYSSLNCVLVRHEQGASFMANGYARVTGRPGFCLATSGPGATNLVTGIADAYADSVPMVAITGQVALHLIGSDAFQETDITGICIPITKKTYLLTGLENAAEIFCEAYRVSVSGRPGPVLIDVPRSIQGEYVELDEDWESKFVKPEREVKNNFSDQDIAAAVELFKQAERPLILCGHGILLSKAWDELRTFVHRENIPAISTILGIGAMEHDDPLYFQWLGMHGMKYCNEAVQNADLIVAWGIRFDDRITGKLADFAPKAKVIHVDIDRSESSKNVPTNVFINGDLKTVIDRMPDTRTENNIRDRAAWLAKLNEWREEYPLQEADYSKFTQVAAIQLLDEMLDRSAVVATDVGQHQMWAAQYCQRLKPNHFLTSGGLGSMGFGLPAAMGAQAALPFNDVWCITGDGSFQMNMQEMVTCVQEKWPVKILILDNNYLGMVRQWQEQFYSKNYSGVNLLNPDFVMLAKACGMDSCYVDNTEDLKKAIQTATDHKGPYLIHAYVMKEENVLPMVAPGTSLSETIYYPAKAQTEKVTK